The Caldibacillus debilis DSM 16016 genome includes a window with the following:
- a CDS encoding zinc-dependent alcohol dehydrogenase family protein, which translates to MKALTFVAPGKKELVEKPKPEIQKPTDAIVRITKTTICGTDLHILAGDVPAVTSGRTLGHEGVGIVEEVGEGVKNFKKGDRVLISCITSCGKCENCKKGLYAHCEDGGWILGHLIDGTQAEYVRIPHADNSLYHIPEGTDEEALVMLSDILPTGFEIGVLNGKVQPGHTVAIIGAGPVGMAALLTAQFYSPAEIIMVDLDDNRLEVSKTFGATHTINSSDGKAVEKIMEYTGGKGVDVAMEAVGIPATFDICQQILKPGGYLANLGVHGKPVEFHIEKLWISNITLTTGLVNTTSTPMLLKTVQSKKLRPEKLITHRFAFKDIMEAYEIFGNAAKNKALKVIISND; encoded by the coding sequence ATGAAAGCATTAACATTCGTTGCCCCGGGCAAGAAAGAATTGGTGGAAAAGCCGAAACCGGAAATCCAAAAACCGACGGATGCCATCGTGAGAATTACGAAAACGACGATCTGCGGCACCGACCTGCACATCCTGGCCGGCGACGTCCCTGCCGTGACGAGCGGCCGTACGTTGGGCCATGAAGGGGTCGGGATCGTGGAAGAAGTCGGCGAAGGCGTGAAAAACTTTAAAAAGGGCGACCGCGTCCTGATTTCCTGCATCACCTCCTGCGGAAAATGCGAAAACTGCAAGAAGGGGCTGTATGCCCACTGCGAAGACGGCGGCTGGATCCTCGGCCATTTGATCGACGGGACGCAAGCGGAATATGTCCGGATTCCCCATGCGGACAACAGCTTGTACCACATTCCGGAAGGAACCGATGAAGAAGCCCTCGTCATGTTGAGCGATATTCTGCCCACCGGATTTGAAATCGGCGTTTTAAACGGAAAGGTGCAGCCCGGACATACGGTTGCGATCATCGGGGCCGGCCCGGTCGGGATGGCTGCGCTGTTGACCGCCCAATTCTATTCACCGGCGGAAATCATCATGGTCGATTTGGATGACAACCGTCTGGAAGTGTCCAAAACCTTCGGTGCGACCCATACCATTAACAGCAGTGACGGAAAAGCCGTGGAAAAGATCATGGAATACACCGGCGGAAAAGGCGTCGACGTGGCCATGGAAGCCGTCGGCATCCCCGCAACCTTCGACATTTGCCAACAAATTTTGAAACCGGGCGGATATTTGGCCAACCTCGGGGTCCATGGCAAACCGGTCGAATTCCATATCGAAAAACTTTGGATCTCCAACATCACGCTGACCACCGGCTTGGTGAACACCACCTCGACGCCGATGCTGCTAAAAACGGTCCAATCGAAAAAATTGCGACCGGAAAAATTGATCACCCATCGTTTTGCCTTTAAAGACATTATGGAAGCTTATGAAATCTTTGGAAATGCGGCAAAAAATAAAGCCTTAAAGGTCATTATCTCCAACGATTGA
- a CDS encoding MFS transporter, giving the protein MNHWKRNLILFLGSQTISLFGSALVQYAIMWYITLHTKSGFMMTLYIICGFLPTFFLSPFAGVWADRYSRKLLIILADAMIAMVTLLLAVLFLAGYDALWLFFVISAVRAVGTAVQNPAVGAILPQIVPEDKLTKANGANGSMQALVTLVAPMVSGALLTVASIEIIFFIDVITAAIAIFILLTYLHVPVHEKARLKEKVGYFRDMRTGILFIKKHDFLKQFFLFFAIFFFLIAPVSFLTPLQVARSFGDDVWRLTAIEVVFSIGMMLGGAFMAYWGGFRNRTHTMALATFIFGICTFALGVIPYFWIYLLFMGILGVTLPIFNTPATVLLQEKVESDFLGRVFGIFTMISTSMMPLGMLVFGPVADMIRIEWLLIGTGLVLFLQGFFLTGNKVLLKAGKTA; this is encoded by the coding sequence ATGAATCATTGGAAACGGAACCTGATCCTTTTTCTGGGGAGCCAAACGATATCCCTCTTCGGTTCGGCTTTGGTCCAATATGCGATCATGTGGTATATCACCCTGCATACCAAATCCGGGTTTATGATGACCCTCTACATCATTTGCGGTTTTCTCCCGACCTTTTTCCTTTCCCCATTCGCCGGGGTATGGGCCGACCGGTACAGCCGGAAACTGCTTATCATTCTGGCGGACGCCATGATCGCCATGGTCACTCTGTTGTTGGCCGTTCTTTTTTTGGCGGGATATGATGCCTTATGGCTGTTTTTCGTCATATCCGCTGTCCGGGCAGTCGGAACGGCCGTGCAAAATCCTGCTGTAGGGGCGATTTTGCCGCAAATCGTGCCGGAAGATAAGCTGACGAAGGCGAACGGCGCAAACGGGAGCATGCAAGCCCTCGTCACCCTCGTGGCGCCCATGGTCAGCGGGGCGCTGCTGACGGTCGCATCCATTGAAATCATTTTCTTTATCGATGTGATAACCGCCGCGATCGCCATCTTCATTTTGCTCACTTATTTGCACGTCCCGGTCCATGAAAAGGCCCGGCTCAAGGAGAAAGTCGGCTATTTCCGGGACATGCGGACAGGGATCCTGTTTATAAAAAAACACGATTTTTTAAAACAGTTTTTTCTGTTTTTCGCGATATTCTTTTTCCTGATCGCCCCTGTTTCCTTCTTGACTCCCCTGCAAGTCGCCCGGAGTTTCGGAGACGATGTTTGGCGGCTGACGGCCATTGAAGTCGTTTTCTCCATCGGCATGATGCTGGGCGGAGCGTTCATGGCTTATTGGGGAGGATTCCGAAACAGGACCCATACGATGGCCCTCGCCACTTTTATCTTCGGAATTTGCACATTTGCCCTCGGCGTCATTCCGTATTTCTGGATCTATTTACTTTTCATGGGCATTCTCGGGGTGACGTTGCCGATCTTTAATACGCCCGCCACCGTTTTATTGCAGGAAAAAGTGGAAAGCGACTTTTTGGGAAGAGTGTTCGGAATATTCACGATGATCTCAACCTCAATGATGCCGTTGGGAATGCTCGTTTTCGGACCCGTCGCGGACATGATCAGGATCGAATGGCTGCTGATCGGAACCGGCTTGGTCTTGTTCCTGCAGGGATTTTTCCTGACGGGCAACAAAGTGTTGTTGAAAGCGGGAAAAACGGCCTAG
- the thiM gene encoding hydroxyethylthiazole kinase, with product MDARTVCALLNRIREQKPLIHNITNIVVANFSANGLLALGASPFMASSENEAAEAAKMADALVLNMGTVDEAILKAMVKAGRSANAHGTPVIFDPVGAGATPYRKFVAKSLLEELKMTMIRGNAAEISQLIGEQGEVKGVDAGDLKGNPAEWAKRAAKQWQTVVIATGKDDVISDGSKTFLVHNGHPILTQVTGTGCLLSAVAGAFAAVEKDPVKAAVSAVVFYGVAAEIAAEKSGKQGPGSFQMEFINQLALVSEAEILRHGSFEQIE from the coding sequence ATGGATGCCCGTACCGTATGTGCGTTGCTCAACAGGATTCGGGAACAAAAACCGTTGATTCACAATATTACCAACATCGTCGTGGCGAATTTTTCCGCCAATGGCTTGCTGGCCCTTGGAGCCTCTCCCTTTATGGCTTCTTCCGAAAACGAGGCCGCGGAGGCCGCAAAAATGGCGGATGCCCTTGTCTTGAATATGGGAACGGTCGATGAAGCGATTTTGAAGGCGATGGTCAAAGCGGGGCGATCCGCCAATGCCCATGGAACCCCCGTCATCTTTGATCCGGTCGGCGCAGGGGCAACCCCTTACCGAAAGTTTGTCGCTAAAAGCCTTCTGGAAGAGCTGAAAATGACGATGATACGGGGCAATGCGGCGGAGATTTCCCAGCTGATCGGGGAACAGGGGGAGGTAAAGGGGGTCGATGCCGGAGATTTAAAAGGAAATCCGGCCGAATGGGCAAAAAGGGCGGCGAAACAATGGCAAACCGTGGTCATTGCGACCGGCAAAGATGATGTCATATCGGACGGTTCCAAAACCTTTCTCGTTCATAACGGACATCCCATCCTGACGCAAGTCACTGGAACGGGCTGCCTGCTGTCCGCCGTTGCCGGCGCTTTTGCCGCCGTCGAAAAGGACCCGGTAAAAGCGGCCGTATCGGCGGTGGTTTTTTACGGCGTTGCAGCGGAGATCGCAGCGGAAAAGAGCGGGAAACAGGGACCGGGCAGCTTCCAAATGGAATTTATCAATCAATTGGCCCTTGTTTCGGAAGCGGAAATTCTCCGACACGGTTCCTTTGAACAAATCGAATGA
- the thiD gene encoding bifunctional hydroxymethylpyrimidine kinase/phosphomethylpyrimidine kinase, with amino-acid sequence MKNVSKALTIAGSDSGGGAGIQADLKTFQELNVYGMSVLTAVTAQNTLGVQAVYPMTPEAVRRQIDSIAQDMGTDALKTGMLFSAEIIAAVAEKIRQYQWEKVVVDPVMVAKGGETLLEWEAVDSLKNDLLPLACLVTPNIPEAEVLTEMSIQTMEDKKAACQKLHRLGPKWVLIKGGHDRGDDQATDILFDGKEFFTFQSKRIPTKNTHGTGCTFSAAITAELAKGAEVPDAVSAAKKFIAAAIENGIKIGKGHGPTNHWAHRLKGDESN; translated from the coding sequence ATGAAAAACGTTTCGAAAGCGTTGACCATCGCGGGTTCGGACAGCGGCGGCGGAGCGGGGATACAAGCAGACTTGAAAACGTTTCAGGAATTAAACGTATACGGCATGTCCGTGTTAACCGCGGTAACCGCTCAAAATACATTGGGCGTCCAAGCCGTATATCCGATGACGCCGGAAGCCGTCCGCCGACAAATCGATTCCATTGCCCAAGACATGGGAACCGACGCTTTGAAGACCGGCATGCTTTTCTCCGCTGAGATTATTGCTGCCGTGGCGGAAAAAATTCGCCAATACCAATGGGAAAAAGTGGTCGTGGATCCCGTCATGGTCGCCAAAGGCGGGGAGACATTGTTGGAATGGGAAGCCGTGGACAGCTTAAAAAACGATTTATTGCCGTTGGCCTGCCTGGTTACGCCGAATATTCCGGAGGCCGAAGTATTGACGGAAATGTCCATTCAAACGATGGAAGACAAAAAAGCCGCCTGCCAAAAACTGCACCGTCTCGGGCCCAAATGGGTGCTGATCAAAGGGGGGCATGATCGGGGGGACGATCAGGCCACCGATATCCTGTTCGATGGAAAGGAATTTTTCACATTCCAAAGCAAAAGGATTCCCACAAAAAATACCCACGGCACCGGATGCACCTTTTCCGCGGCCATTACGGCTGAGCTGGCAAAGGGAGCGGAGGTGCCGGATGCGGTGTCCGCGGCGAAAAAATTTATTGCAGCCGCCATTGAAAACGGCATCAAAATCGGCAAGGGGCATGGCCCGACGAATCATTGGGCGCATAGACTAAAAGGGGATGAGTCCAATTGA
- the thiE gene encoding thiamine phosphate synthase — protein sequence MNEKALREALKLYFVMGSANCREEPAEVLKKAIAGGITMFQFREKGKGALTGAEKFALAEELHYICKKAGIPFIVDDDIPLALALNADGVHIGQEDEPIERAREKIGDRILGVSVHRAEEAKAAIEKGADYLGVGPIFPTKTKEDARSAIGTGLIRKLRSEGYTIPMVGIGGIQPENAASVMEAGADGVAVISAISAAENVVRAAKTLKKCVLLKSKR from the coding sequence ATGAATGAAAAAGCATTGCGGGAAGCCTTGAAACTCTATTTTGTGATGGGGAGCGCGAATTGCCGGGAAGAACCGGCCGAAGTTTTGAAGAAGGCGATAGCCGGGGGAATTACAATGTTTCAATTTCGGGAAAAAGGAAAAGGCGCTTTGACGGGTGCCGAAAAATTCGCATTGGCGGAAGAGCTTCACTATATTTGCAAAAAGGCGGGCATCCCTTTTATTGTGGATGACGATATTCCGTTGGCCCTTGCGTTAAACGCGGACGGTGTGCACATCGGGCAAGAGGATGAGCCCATCGAGCGGGCGCGGGAAAAAATCGGTGACCGGATATTGGGCGTATCCGTCCATCGTGCGGAAGAAGCCAAAGCGGCCATTGAAAAGGGGGCGGATTATCTTGGGGTCGGACCGATTTTCCCGACGAAGACGAAGGAAGATGCCCGATCGGCCATAGGTACGGGCCTCATCAGAAAATTGCGTTCGGAAGGATACACCATTCCGATGGTGGGCATCGGCGGCATTCAACCGGAAAATGCCGCTTCCGTTATGGAGGCCGGCGCGGACGGAGTCGCCGTCATCAGCGCCATCAGTGCGGCCGAGAATGTGGTCCGGGCGGCGAAAACATTAAAAAAATGCGTATTATTGAAGAGCAAAAGGTAA
- a CDS encoding DUF7878 domain-containing protein — MLNALYVEGDFIIKIDDTVYFEEEYFPLSEFYLYLHD; from the coding sequence GTGCTCAACGCTCTATATGTTGAGGGAGATTTTATCATAAAAATTGATGATACTGTCTACTTCGAAGAAGAGTATTTTCCGTTGTCGGAATTTTATCTGTATCTGCATGATTGA
- a CDS encoding ABC-ATPase domain-containing protein, protein MDRLKQLLRRIDQKGYKAYKTIEGRYSFPKYTLSIDHVQGDPFAEPSKVRVIVPREKTALAEEWTNTKIRKIRCEDLLARRVHAELRQGVSRVRGSGKSGIVSIDAPNQKVLERTAVQIGSDSVTVCLSVGLPASGRRILGREAETIFFEQIPKVIDRAVYGLREEEIRSAVRLADQQQAIRQYLKENGLVAFVANGSILPRESGVSDKPLKKGAVPFQSPPELEIAIPVPGREEPLKGMGIRKGITLIVGGGYHGKSTLLKALEHGVYDHVAGDGREYVITDSGAVKIRAEDGRSVANVDISPLIGTLPHGKETVHFSTENASGSTSQAANMIEMVEAGATVFLIDEDTSATNLLIRDGRMQELVAKRSEPITPFIDKARQLFDDYGISSILVVGGLGDYFEIADCVIKLEEYVPADVTAEAKKIAAAMPSGRKAEGGASFGSIRERIPLPESLNSMKGKKPKVTARGRYVIQYGQTDLLLQALEQLVDDSQTRAIAAALYYMERNGWLSKGKTIRELLDAMEEQWDRAGLGSISTRKGHPGELARPRRLELAAALNRLRTLRCG, encoded by the coding sequence ATGGACAGGCTCAAACAATTGTTGCGCCGGATCGATCAAAAAGGGTACAAGGCGTATAAAACGATCGAAGGCCGTTATTCGTTTCCGAAGTATACCTTGTCCATCGACCATGTCCAAGGGGATCCCTTCGCCGAGCCGTCGAAAGTCCGGGTGATCGTGCCGCGGGAGAAAACGGCCCTGGCGGAGGAATGGACGAATACCAAAATCCGCAAAATCCGCTGCGAAGATCTGCTTGCCCGCCGGGTTCATGCGGAACTGCGCCAAGGGGTGAGCAGGGTGCGGGGGTCCGGGAAGAGCGGGATCGTCTCCATCGATGCCCCGAATCAAAAGGTCCTCGAACGGACGGCGGTGCAGATCGGTTCCGATTCGGTCACCGTTTGCCTGTCGGTCGGGCTTCCCGCCAGCGGCAGACGGATCTTGGGCCGGGAAGCGGAAACCATTTTTTTTGAGCAGATTCCCAAGGTCATCGACCGGGCGGTGTACGGACTGAGAGAAGAAGAAATCCGTTCCGCCGTGCGGCTGGCCGATCAGCAGCAGGCGATCCGCCAATATTTAAAGGAAAATGGACTGGTCGCCTTCGTCGCCAACGGCTCGATCCTTCCTCGGGAAAGCGGGGTAAGCGACAAGCCGTTGAAAAAGGGGGCCGTCCCCTTCCAAAGCCCGCCGGAACTCGAGATCGCCATTCCCGTTCCCGGCAGGGAAGAACCGTTGAAAGGAATGGGAATCCGAAAAGGCATTACCTTGATCGTCGGCGGCGGTTATCACGGCAAGTCGACGCTGTTAAAAGCCCTCGAACACGGGGTGTATGATCATGTGGCCGGTGACGGGAGGGAATACGTCATTACCGACAGCGGGGCCGTCAAGATCCGCGCGGAAGACGGCCGCAGCGTGGCCAATGTGGATATTTCCCCGCTGATCGGCACCCTCCCCCATGGGAAAGAGACCGTGCATTTTTCGACGGAAAACGCCAGCGGCAGCACGTCCCAGGCGGCCAATATGATCGAAATGGTCGAAGCGGGGGCGACCGTATTTTTGATCGATGAAGACACGAGCGCAACGAATCTCCTGATCCGCGACGGGCGCATGCAGGAGCTGGTCGCGAAACGGTCGGAACCCATTACCCCCTTCATCGACAAGGCCCGTCAGCTGTTTGACGATTACGGGATTTCTTCGATCCTTGTCGTTGGCGGATTGGGGGATTATTTCGAGATTGCCGATTGCGTCATCAAGCTGGAAGAATATGTTCCCGCGGACGTGACGGCGGAAGCCAAAAAGATCGCCGCCGCCATGCCGTCGGGAAGAAAGGCGGAAGGAGGAGCTTCCTTCGGTTCCATCCGCGAGCGGATCCCCCTGCCGGAAAGTTTGAACAGCATGAAGGGGAAAAAACCGAAGGTTACGGCGCGGGGACGGTATGTCATCCAATACGGGCAGACGGATCTCTTGCTCCAGGCGCTGGAACAATTGGTCGATGACAGCCAGACGAGGGCGATTGCCGCCGCCCTGTACTACATGGAACGGAACGGCTGGCTGTCGAAAGGGAAGACGATCCGTGAGCTGCTCGATGCCATGGAGGAACAATGGGACCGCGCGGGACTGGGTTCCATCTCCACCCGCAAAGGACATCCGGGGGAACTGGCCCGCCCCCGCAGGCTGGAACTCGCGGCGGCTTTGAACCGGCTGCGCACCCTCCGGTGCGGGTAA
- a CDS encoding DUF3267 domain-containing protein yields the protein MKISFKIPKGNEEKDRQLAAGGWVPLKEPEGAWTGFFLSLPFLIASGAISLGLMAFHSGKTCFGLLKEILFSIWQIKGLDKGTLEVTINFPILLFLPVFLLIHELLHLAFIPDFIRSDKTYLGLAWFGGYVYTEEILTKRRAVWISFAPFVLLSVILPFILGGFVRLSPAFEFFIFLNALGSSVDLLNAFLLSAQVPRKALVLNNGRKTYWHLT from the coding sequence TTGAAAATTTCCTTTAAAATCCCGAAAGGGAATGAAGAAAAAGACCGGCAGTTGGCGGCCGGCGGCTGGGTGCCCTTGAAAGAGCCGGAAGGCGCGTGGACGGGATTCTTCCTTTCCCTGCCCTTTTTGATCGCAAGCGGCGCCATTTCCCTGGGGTTGATGGCTTTCCATTCGGGGAAAACATGCTTCGGACTCCTGAAGGAAATTCTTTTTTCGATATGGCAGATCAAAGGCTTGGACAAGGGGACCTTGGAAGTGACCATCAATTTTCCGATATTGCTTTTTCTGCCCGTTTTTCTTCTTATCCACGAATTGCTTCATCTGGCATTCATTCCGGATTTCATCCGCTCGGATAAAACGTACCTCGGCTTGGCGTGGTTCGGCGGCTATGTTTACACGGAGGAAATCCTCACGAAGCGGCGGGCGGTATGGATCTCCTTTGCGCCCTTCGTCCTTTTGTCGGTCATCCTGCCCTTCATCCTGGGCGGATTCGTACGGCTGTCTCCCGCATTCGAATTTTTCATTTTCCTGAACGCTTTAGGATCTTCTGTGGATCTGTTGAATGCGTTCCTGCTGTCTGCCCAGGTCCCCCGCAAGGCCCTCGTTTTGAACAACGGAAGGAAAACCTATTGGCATTTGACTTGA
- a CDS encoding response regulator transcription factor has product MKTILIVEDEYPISQVLSAYLKRANFRTVQVFSGGEALEKFEEIKPDLVILDVMLPGKSGWDILKEIRRKSDCPVIMLTALGDVNYRLTGFNEGADDYIPKPFHGEEVVARVKAVLRRSENASSGPVRRFGRLEIDHQAHRVTLNGKEIALTPRDLSVLLFLAEHPNRTFTREELIEQIWGWEYDGSDRAVDLSIKRIRKALKDWPKEEGEIKTLRGLGYQFSVYQK; this is encoded by the coding sequence ATGAAGACGATTCTGATCGTGGAAGACGAGTATCCGATCAGCCAAGTGCTGTCGGCTTATCTGAAGCGGGCGAATTTCCGGACCGTGCAGGTTTTTAGCGGCGGCGAAGCCCTGGAAAAATTTGAGGAGATCAAGCCCGATCTGGTGATTTTGGACGTGATGCTTCCGGGTAAAAGCGGCTGGGATATCTTAAAGGAAATCCGCAGGAAAAGCGATTGCCCGGTCATTATGCTCACTGCCCTCGGCGATGTGAATTACCGGTTGACCGGATTCAATGAAGGCGCGGACGATTACATCCCCAAACCTTTCCACGGCGAGGAGGTCGTCGCCAGGGTGAAGGCGGTGCTGCGCCGGAGCGAAAACGCCTCAAGCGGTCCGGTACGCCGGTTCGGCCGGCTGGAGATCGACCATCAAGCCCACCGGGTCACCCTGAACGGAAAGGAAATCGCCCTCACCCCGAGAGACTTGTCGGTTTTGCTGTTTCTGGCCGAACATCCGAATCGGACGTTCACCCGGGAAGAATTGATCGAACAGATCTGGGGCTGGGAATATGATGGGAGCGACCGGGCCGTGGATCTTTCGATCAAACGGATCAGGAAGGCGCTGAAAGACTGGCCGAAAGAAGAAGGGGAAATTAAAACTTTACGCGGATTGGGGTATCAATTCAGTGTTTACCAGAAATAA